The stretch of DNA GACACTGCCTCTGGCTTGCGCGCGAGCTGTCCTGCCGGTGCCAACGCCAGTTCGGCGTATCCACCGGAGCCGATGGAGCCGAATACCTCGTCGCCGACTGTCAGGCCGCACACGCCGTCGCCGGTCTCCTCCACAACGCCGGCCACGTCGCCACCGGGCACTGCCGGGAACTCCACAGGCATCATCGCCACCAAGGCACCGGTGCGCAGCTTCCAGTCGATCGGATTCACACCAGCGGCCCGGACCCTGACCAGCACCTCGCCCGGCCCAGGGTGCGGAGCCTGGAGTTCGACGACACCCAACACCTCTGGGCCGCCGTACTGCGTGTACTGAACCGCGTGATAGGTCTCGGTCATGCCTGTCCTTCCCATCCTTCGGATCCTGCGTGTCCGGCTGTCAGACGGTCTCGTCGAGTAGGCGACGGTGTTCGGCGGGCAGCTGCAAGCGAGCCCCGGCGAGTGCTTCGTCGAGCTGCTCCGATGTGCTGACCCCGACGATCGGGGTGGCGGTCGGCTTGCCGCCGATCAGCCAGGCCAAGACGACCTGGGTGCGGCTTACACCGAGGTCCCCGGCCACCTTGCTCAGGGCCGTGAGCCGTCGGGAGTTGCCGGGGTGGTCGTAGGCATCGGGAAGCGGCCGGTCCGGGCGGCTGTAGAACCCGTTCAACAGGGCGGTGTACACCCACAAGGACAGGTCCGGCTCGCTGTCGACGTAGTCGATGACCTCGTCGGTGACCCAGCCGAAACGGTGGGCCTGGCCGGGCACCGGCACGCCGGGGCGGGGCTGGAGATAGGAATGGCGCAGCTGGAGCGCGCTGTATCCGGTCCAGCCGTTGTCCCTGGCGATCTGTCGGGCCCGCTCCACTCGCCACACCGGGTGGTTGGAGCAGCCCAGCCGGCTCACCGTGCCCTCGGCAACGAGTTCGCCAAAAGCCTCAGCGGACTCAGCCAGAGGGACTGTGCGGTCCTCCATGTGGGCCCAGTACAGATCGATCCGGTCGGTGCCCAGCCGACGCAGGCTGCCCTCGACAGCGGCCTTGACCGCCGACGCCGACAGGCCCTCGCGGTTGGCCGGCCAGTCGCCAGGGCCGACGGGTTGGGCACCCGCCTTGGTGCTGAGAAACACCTGGTCGCGCCAGCGGGGACGGCGGGCCAGCCACCGCCCGATGACCTCCTCGCTCTGTCCGCCGTGGCTGTTCGGATCGGACCAGAAGGCGTAGCAGTTGGCCGTGTCGACGATCGTCCCGCCGGCGTCCGCGAACCGGTCGAGCAGATCTAACGACCTAGCGGCGTCCACTGTGGTGCCGAATCCCATCGTTCCCAGCGCGAAGTTCACATCGGGCATACCTCGGGTCCTTTCCTGGCGAATGGCACAGACGCGCAGCGCGCGCCGGTCATCCTCGCAATTGAAGTGCGCTCGAAGGCAAGCCGGGGTTGTTCATGCCGCGGCGGCCTCAGGGCGTTCGACGAGGTGACCGTTCTCGAAGCGGGCGCCGGCGCGGACGAGGGCGACGAGGTGGGGTGCGGTGATCGCACGCCAGCGGGCCTGAGCGGACTCGGCCAGTTTGAACACCATCGCCAGTGCGGCTGCCGGGCTGCCCGCGCCGCGGGTGACCTTGGTCCGGAGCTTGACCGTGGAGAAGGTTGACTCGATGGGATTCATGGTGCGCAGACACCTCACGATGCCAACGCGTCAAGCTACGGCAGCGAGTTCGGTGGGGAACGCCGTGTTCTCGTCGAACAGCTTGCGGTGCTGGAGGCAGTGATAGAGCCGGCCGATCATGCGGTTGAAGAGGTTCCTCTGGGCGGCCGCGTGCCACTCTCCGTGCTCGCGGCGTCGTCGGTAGTGGGCGTTGGCCCCAGCGGAGGCTCGCAGCGAGGCGAAGGCCCAGAGGTAGCCGGCGTGGTTAAGGCGGTCGTTCTTCACCCACCGCCGCGTGATGGATGACTTCTTGCCGGATGCCCTGATGATGGGCGAGGAGCCCGCGTACGCCTTCGGATCCCGGGCGTCAGCGAAGCGGGTGTGATCATCCCCGATCTCAGCCAGGATCCGGGCGGCGAGCTGGATGCCGAGCCCGGGGAAGCTCAGCACGATCTCCCGCACTGGGTGCTGGGGCTGTGGTTCGGCGTCGACCGCTCAACCATCCGCGCGATCGGAGAGATCCGGGGCCTGCTGGCCGGTCGGGGATGCACGGTCCCCGACCGGTCCGGTCTGCGCCTCCCTGTCGGACGTGTTCGCCTACGCCAAGGAACCGCAGTCGTCATCGCCAGGACGACTCCGCCGGCTGGCACGACCATGCCTACCTCGCCCCGCGCCACGACTCCAAGAACACCTCTCTCGGCTCCAACGGCAAGGCCACCGACGGCCCCGCCTGCCAGAAGGGCCCAAGGCGTTTGGCGGCTACGCCGACCGCTGCCCTCCCGGCACCCGGCAGCCGCTGCTCGTGCTCTCGCCGTACAGCAAGGTCAACAAGGTCGACCACACCCTGACCGATCAGGCGTTCATCACCTGGTTCCCCGAGGACAACTGGTATACCGGCCGCCTCGGCGACCATTCCTTCGATGCCACGGCCGGCTCGCTGAAGGGCATGTTCGACTTCCGGCACCCGAACAATAAGCAGGTGCTGCTGAACGCGGAGGGCTCGATCAAGCACGTCGGTCCGATCAAGTACGTTGCGCCGGTGACCATCAGCATCACGCCGATGGAGAACACCGCCACCACCACCGATGCCTCCGCGTCTTCGGCGTGACATCACCGGCGCTGGCCGGCGCGGCACTGGCGGTGCTGGGGCTGGGCGTCGCGGGGGTCGCGTACGCGGTGGACCGCTGGCGAGCCGTTCCGCGGACGGGGCGGGAGCGCCTGGTGGCCTCCCCTGTGCTGCAGTAGCCGGAGGCGCTGCACTGCTGACGGGCGCGGCGTGAACACCGGTGTGCATGCGCCCAGTTGCCTTGTACCCCCAGCCGTATCCGGTGAGCGGAGACGCCCTTGAGACTGTTGACCAGCTTCGAGACGGCGACCTTGGGCGGGTAGTTGATCAGGAGGTGGACGTGATCGCGTTCGCCGTTGAACTCCTTCAGTTCCGCTTCGAAGTCCTCGCACACCTTGCGCATGACCTCTTCGCAGCGTGTCAGCATCTCGTCGTTGAACACCCCGCGCCGACACTTCGTCACAAATACCCCAAGTGTACATGCATCGCCGAAACGGCGTGCCTGCCACGCCTGTAGTCGTTCGGCCAATCCGTGAGGCCAATCGTTGTAGCGTCTTGGGTTGTGCAGCTCCGCTACAACTACCGGACCTACCCGGACGCCTCCCAGCGGCGTGCGCTGGCGCATGCGTTCGGGTGCGCCCGCGTGGTGTGGAACGACTGCCTGCGTGACCGGAAGGAAGCACACGCGGCAGGACTGCCGTATGTGAAATCAGCGGACCTGTCCCGGCTTCGCATCACGCAGGCCAAGCGCACCGAGGACCGGGCCTGGTTCGCCGATGTGTCGGCGGTCGTCCTGCAGCAGTCTCTGCGGGACCTGGACACCGCCTACAAGCACTTCTTCGACTCGATCAAAGGAAAGCGGCGGGGCCGGGCAGTGGGGCCGCCCCGGTACAAGTCGAAGAAGGACACCCGGCAGTCGATCCGTGTCAATACCAATGCCTTCTGTCTCCAGGAGAACGGCACGGTGTACGTGGCCAAGGTCGGGCGCCTCAAGGTCAAGTGGTCCCGTCGGCTTCCGGCCGCGCCCACGTCCCTGACCGTCACCAAGGACAGCTCCGGCCGGTACTTCCTCAGCTTCGTCGTGGACACCGAGCCGGACATCCTGCCCAGCCTGGAAACCGACGCCGGCATCGACCTGGGCCTGTCCGCCTTCGCCGTCCTGTCCGACGGCAGCAAGATCGACAGCCCCCGTTTCCTGCGCCGGGCGGAGAAGAAGCTCAGGCGCCTTCAGCGGGACCTGTCCCGCAAGGCCAAGGGATCGAAGAACCGGGCCGAGGCCCGTATCAAGGTCGCTCGCCAGCACGCCAAGGTGGCGGACCGGCGCCGGGACTGGCACCACAAGACATCCACACAGATCATTCGCGACGACCAAGCGGTGTACGTGGAAGACCTCGCGGTGTCCGGCCTCGGGCATACCCAGCCTCACCGACGCGGTCCGCACAGCGTCGGTGAGGCTGGGGGCGAGGGTGGACAGCCTCGGTGACATAGCGGTAGGCCGTCGTGGTTCCGACGCCGAACCCGGCCGCGAGCTGGGCATACGTGTGTCCCACCCGCAGATGGGCGAGTGTCAGCAGGGCCTGGCGGCCGGCGCTCAGGCGTCGCCAGCGTGAGCCGATGTCGCGGCGGTGTCGCCGCAACTGCTGAGTGAGGAAGCGGAGGGCAGAGCTGGACACGTCGACGCCCGACGGGTAAACAAGCATGTGAAGCCTCTGGTGGAGACGGTTCTCTTGGTCGAGAACCCATCTACCAGGGGTTTCACCACGTTGTCAGCCCAACCGCCGTACTCCAGAAGCAGGTTGGAAAGGGCTCAATCAGTCCTGGATTTCACCGGGTGAGCGTTCCTCGCCCGTTGAGGACGTCGGCGAGCCCGTGCTTCAAGATGCGGTTGCCGACACTTGCTGGATACCCTCGGTGTGTGGGGTGGTGACGAGTCCCGTGTCCGGGCGTACCACTGCTCCGGCGGAAGCGACGACTTCCGCCATACAGACTCATGCAGCGTTCACGCCTCCACGGGAGGAAGGTTTGCTATGAGTTTCACTACTACACGTGCAGCAAAAGCTGCCGCGGCAACTGCGATCGCAATTCCCCTCACGCTTGGCGGCCTGACATCGCAAAGTCATGCGCAGGGTCCGTCCCCCAGCCCGTCGGGAACATTCGGTCCCGGCTGTTCGGCGCTCTCCGAGAAGGTTGACACGTCCAAGGACAAGGTCACGGAGGGGGCGGCCGCACATCCACAACTCAGCCAGCTGGTCTCAGCCGTGGTCAGGGCGAGGCTGAGCGGCTCCCTCGACGGGAAGCCCAACATCACCGTCTTCGCGCCCAACAACCAGGCTTTCCAGAAGCTGACCGTGTCGCAGCTCAGTTCCCTACTGGGCAATCAGGGCCAACTGAAGAAGGTACTGACCTACCACGTCGTGGACAAGCAAATCACCCCAAGTGAACTCTCCAAGGGTTCCTTCACGACGATGGAAGGCGGGAAGCTGACCACGTCGGGATCGGGCACCGACTTCAAGGTCAACGGCAAGGCGAACATCGTCTGCGGCAACATCAAGGTTGCGAACGCCACTGTGTATGTCATCGACTCCGTGCTCAGGCCACCGTCCTGACACATTGAAGCGCTCCCGCTCGATGGCCTTTTCCAGGCCGCGGCGGCACCCTCACCACACCGGACCGAACGCGGTCGACTCGGTTTCCGGGAGCATGCCCACGTCCGCGAGGGAGTCGCCGCCCAGCGCGACCTCGATTTCGTCTGGTCCCGAAACCAGGGTCCGTTGCGTGATCGTCTTCTGTCCGGGTTCATCCGATGAGACCGAGGGCGGTCAGAGGTCGGTGCCAGTCGCGGGCTGCATGGCGTAGGGCGGTGGCGATGTTGGTGCGGCCGTCTTGGCGGTGGACGCCGATGGCGAGGTTGCGCAGGCCGGCCATGACGCGTGGAAGGCTGCCGGTACGGATCTTGGAGTCGTCCTCGCGGAAGGTCCGGTCCCGGACGTGGTGCAGCAGGTTTTCGATCTTCCAGTGCCCTCTGATCCAGGCTGCGAGCCGGGCGCCGCTCGCGGTGCCGGGCGGCAGGCTGGTGATCAGGTAGACGCGCTCGATGGTGAGCTTGCCGCTGGTGAAGTCCTTCCTCCAGCGCACGACTTGAAGGGCCTGGCGGGCATCGGGGTAATCAAGGTGGGCGAAGGCGGCGGACTTCAGCTGTCTGATCTCCAGGCGGTGATGCGCCGTGGTGCGCTCGTAGTGGTCCAGGGCGATGTCCTGCCAGGGCAGGCGGCGGACGCGGTCGAACAGGGTGGGGTGGTTGGCCTTGACCTGGGCGATGTGGTGAGCGCCGCGGGTGCGGAGGTAGGTGCCGTGGGCGTGCTGGGTGTGCAGGGCGTCGGCGGTGATCACCGTGTCGGTCAGGTTGATGGTGTCCAGCAGGGGCCGGAAGGCGGGGATTTCATTGCTCTTGTCTGCGATCTGGCGCTGGGCCAGGACGCTGCCGGTGTGTTCCATCGCGGCGCGCACGGTGACGTGCGCGGTGGTGGCGGTGCGTGAGCCGCGCAGGGCCTTGCCGTCGACCGCGATCGCCCGTAGCCCGGGCCTGGCCGGGGTGGCGCGGGCGGTGAGGAAGGCGCCGATCGCCCGGTCCAGGGCGTCGCCGTCGAGCTGGACAAGAAGACGTCGCAGGGTGTGGGGGTGCGGGACGGACACGACGCCGGTCAGCGGGTCGACGGGGAAGCCGAGGGCTCGGCAGGCCCAGGCGGGGGCGTCGGATATCCACTCCGCGATCGCGGTGAGTGACCGGGCACCGGCCAGCACGCTCGCCGCGGTCGCGGCGATGAGCGCGGGCAGCGGATAGCGGCGTCCGCGAACGCCTCGCGGGTCGGGCACCAGGTCCAGGAAGCCGGACAGGCCGACCGCGTCCGACAGCGGAGCCGGCTCGGAGGCCCGGGTCAGTTGATCCAGCGCGGCAGGGATGAGGGAAGATGCAGGAGCAGGCACGGACTCGCCAGGTGTTCATGGGACTTCGACACTCACATGATCACCGGCACCGTGCCTGCACTGCGTTCGCTCTCCCCTGCCCGAACCGGGACGTCCAGCGCGACTCCAGACCAGTCCGGCGCACCGGACGGATCCCAATCATGCAACGGACCCTGCTGGAGTAGGGCGCGTACGACCTGAACGACACCGAAGGACTCCCGCTTCTGGCCAAGGAAGGCGGGCCGCACACAACTGAATTCGCGAAGCTCAAGAACTACGCAGCAAAGCCCGTCAAGGTTCCAGCCGGGAAAGAAAGTACCATCTTCTACCTGGCCAAAATGAAAATCACCGGACCACCGAAAGAGACAGCACGTAAGTGCCGCTTCGAATATGAGCAGGGTGGTCGGGCGTACATCCAGACGCTGGACTGCGAGCTCGAACTCAAAGTTGCCGAGTAGGGGCTTTCGCAGGACCCTCTGCAGCTCTGCTGCAGGCCAGTCGTCAAGCCAAACGAGCTGACAGACGATCTACTCCGCGGACGGTCGCCCACGACCAGCACGAGCACCCCGAGCCTCGACAGCCTTCCACTTATCCTGACACCTCGTGACGAATCGAGATGCGCTACGGCTCGCGCGGTGCGGCAGCGCCAGCCGGGGGCGGCCTGTGCTGCATCGGCAGCTCCACATGGAGCTTGTACCCACCGTCGACTGTGCACTCGGCGGCGATCGTGCCGCCGAGGAGTTCAGCGCGTTGGCGCAGGCCGGCGAGGCCGTGGTGGGCGCTGGGCAGGGGTAGTGCCGGCCGGGTGGGGGCGGTGTTGATGACGGTGGTGTGGAGGGCGCCGTCCCTGTGGTGGATGTACACCCTCGCCGTGGCGCCGGGGGCGTGTTTGCGGACGTTGGTCAAGGCTTCCTGGACGGAACGGTAGACAGCGCGTTGAATGCTGGGCGGAAGGTCTTCGGGCAGGTCCGTCTCCAGTTCCGCTTCGATTCCACTGCCGCCGACCAGTTGCTGCAGGTCGGCGATGGAAGGCTGGGGAGTGAGCTCTGTCGGGCGGCTGCCGGATGCGCGCAGCACGCTGACCATGTGCCGCAGTTCGTCCAGGGTCTGCACGCTGAGCCGTCGGATCGTGGCCGCGGCCTTTCTGGTCTCGGGATCCCGGCTGCCCACCTGGAGTGCTCCGGCCTGTACCGCGATGAGGCTGACCTGGTGGGAGACCACGTCGTGCATCTCCCGGGCGAGTTGTGCGCGTTCCTTCGCCAGGACGCTCTGGGCGGTCAGCAGCCGCTCGTGCTCGCGGGCCTCGGAGATTTCAGACAGTCGAAGGGACAGTTCGCGTCGGGCCTGCACGAGCTGTCCCAGGAAGACGGGGGCGACTGAGACGGCCAGGGTGTAGGTGAGGTGGACCAGACTGGAGGTCTCAGCAAGGTCGGCCGCCTCCAGGGACGACCACGGCCAGGGCAGGAAGTCCGTGATCGCGTAGGCCAGGGCGCAGCCGGCCAGCAGGATGCGGTGGCGGCTGAGAGAGGAGAGCGTGTACAGCGCGGCCAAGGTTGCGAATACCGCGTCGGAGACCATGGCGGTGGGGAGTGTGAACACGAAGGTCGTCAGTGGCAGGCGGCGACGCAGCGCGAGGGCAAGCGCGGCGAGCAGCGCGCAGGCCATGGCCGCGTGCTCCTCAATCTCGATGTGGGCCCAGGCATCAGCCAGCGACGCCCCGATGAGGGCGGCGTCCAGCAACCGAGCCGGCAGGCGTCGGACGTTCAAAGGGTGTCCCCATCCCGTGGTGGCGGCAGGAGGCCCGCGCGTTCGGCGATCAAGGCCGCCTCGACGCGGCTGCTGACCCGCAGTTTGCTGAGAACGGCGCTGACATGGCCTTTGACGGTGCCGGTGCTCAGGTGCATCCGTTCGCCGATGTCGGTGTTGGCGAGCCCCGCTGCTATCAGTATGAGGACGGCACGCTCGCGTTCAGAGAGCCGGGCAGCGAGTCGGACAGCGGAGGGTTCGCGCGCACCCTTGTCGAGGTAGCCGTCCACCACTGTGCGGGTGACCTTGGACGACAGTACGGTCCCACCCTCGGCCAGGGTTCGTACCAGGTAGGGGAGATGCTCGGGGTCGGTGTCCTTGAGTAGAAATCCGGCGGCGCCCGAGCGCAGGGCGGTCGCCACGTACTCGTCGGTGTCGAACGTGGTGAGCATGGCCACCACTGGAGGATGGGGGATACGACGAATGTTGGCCAGAATGGTGAGCCCGTCCACGTCCGGCATCCGGATGTCCAGCAGGACCACGTCAGGGTGCAGCTCGCCCACCGTCCGGACGGCCTGGCTGCCAGGTACCGCGGCGATGACCTCAATGTCCTCAACAGCGTTGAGAATATGCGTGAAGCCCAAGCGGATCAGGGCTTCGTCGTCGACCACCAGTACCCGGATCACGTGCGCTCCGCTCGTCGCATGCCCGCCTTTCGATCCTTACCACGCCGGAAGCCGTCTGTCGGCGACCGACGTGCGTTTCCCGCCAGACGGCGGCGCGGGTCCGGCCAGTCGGCCAGGTAACTCCGGCCAGTCGACGGGGCGCCTCTGGAAAGTTGCCGGGGTGGCTGGGACGACTGGTCGGTCGACCTTGAAGGCATGACGCAGAACGCATCGTTGACCCTGTCGGCACAGGTATCACGTGAGCTTGGGACGGATCGCTCGTCCACCCCGGTCAGCGCACCGTCGACGGGCCGGCTCATTGGTATCGACCTGGCCCGCGGGTTTGCCGTCTTCGGCATGTACTCCGCCCATGTCGGACCCGACGTGACGGTGGGCGGACCGATGGGGATCCTCCTGGAGTTGGCGCGGGGCCGCTCCTCCGCCCTCTTCGCCCTGCTCGCCGGCTTCTCGCTGGTCATCATCACCGGCCGCCCGCATCCGAGGACAGGGCGCCTCGGCCGGCAGGCGGTCGTCAGGATCGTGATCCGCGCCGTCATCCTCCTGGTGCTCGGCTACGCCTTGACCGCACTGGACACTCAGGTCGATGTGATCCTCAGCTTCTACGGGCTGCTCTTCCTGACCGCGCTCCCGCTGTACAGGTTGCGGGCAAGGACGCTCGCACTCGTCGCCGGCGCGGGCGCACTGATCTTGCCCCAAGTCCTGTACGCGGTAAGGAAAACGATCGAGGAGGGGAGTTGGGCGGATGCCATCACAGCCGGCGACCCGCTGGCCAGGATCAACAACACGGACGGCATCATCGAACTTTTGTTCACCGGAGAGTATCCGGTTCTCACCTGGATTCCGTTCCTGATCGCGGGCATGGCGGTGGCCCGGATCGATCTCTCTTGCTCCCGTATCCGCTCCCGGCTTGCCCTCACCGGCGGGGCACTCGCTCTCCTCGGCTACGGAGGCTCCTGGCTGGCCCTGCGCCTGGTCCCCCACGCTCTCTCCGCCGTCGCGGCCGCCACGGACGGCGGTTCGGCGTCGTCCGCGTGGTGGTCCGACAGCGTCGGCGAGCCACAGAACCGCACCCCGCTCGCGTGGTTGCTGGTGGCCGCACCGCACAGCCAGACGACCTTCTCCATCCTCGGCAACACGGGCATCGCCCTCGTGGTGGTGGCCACGTGTCTGACGGTCGCCGCCCGCATGCCGCGCCTCACGCGTCTGGCCACACCCATTGCGGCGGTCGGTATGACAGCGCTGACGGTCTACGTTCTCCACATCGTCGCTCTTTGGTTCTTCACCGACGTTTGGCACGTGGCCAGGGTCGAGGACGAGACCATGGCTGCCTTGCCCGTGCTGCTCGGCTTCATCGCGGGTGCCACGCTCCTGGCGACGGTCTGGACCCGGCTGTTCCGGCGCGGCCCCCTGGAGTACCTGCTCCACATCGCGACCCGGCCCGCCCTGCTCATCAAGTGAGAGACGGAGGCTCCCGCCCAGGCGGCGGCCCTGTGCGCCGTCATCGTCTGCCGGGGCTGCCGCCGTGGCACGGTCAAGGCTCCGCGGCGTCGACCATGATGCCCAACTCGCCGCGCTGAAGCGCGAGCTGGGATCCATCGCCCAGGTCCGGCCGGTGAGACTGTCTCGACGCGTGTGAGCAGGCCACCGTCATCGTCGTGCAACCATCCCCGGCCGAACGGGCGGCCGTCTGGCTCGGCGTCGCCTCCACATCCGTCAGCGGCGGGATCCACTTCGCCTCTGGCACGGCGAAGCTCAACGACACGTACTTCAACACGGCGACGTACAACCCCCCGTCGCGGAGAGGCTTGGTGGCCTGCCAGGAGATCGGGCGCACCTTCGGCCTCGACCACCAGGACCAGGACACGAACTTCGGCAACGCCAACCTGGGCACCTGCGGGGACTACACCAACAACCCCGACGGGGCGCCCACCTCAACCGGCACGACAACGACGAGCTGGCAACCATTTACGGGCACCTCGACTCGACGAGCACCGTCGACCAGTCCGCGGCCGTGCCGCTGCTGCGGGGGCGAGGAGGCCCATCGCTTCCCAGTGCCGCAGGACGTGCGTGGGGAGACCGAAGCGTTCCGCGACGGCCCCGATGCTCATCGCCGCGACTTCACCGCCGCTCGAACCCGCCGGCACCCTCACTGCCCGAGGGGACCGGGACGCGGTGGCCCTCGCCGTTGGCGCGCACGCACCTGCCGGCCCTGTGCTGCTACCTGGGGGACTTGCCTGTGCGGGAGTCACCGATCAGGCAGAGCGACTGCCCTTTCTTGATCCACTCGGAGCTGGCAAGCGTATGGATCGTGGCTGGGGCGATGTTGGGGTTGGCGTCGAAAAGTCGGAGGTCAGCAGGGGCCTTCTCCCGGGGAAGGTTCGCCGCCTTGGCCCGCAGCTTCGACCTGCGGCGGGCCAGGGCGTCGTACTCGGCCATCAGCGGTTCGGCGACGAAGCCGCGGTAGGTCATAAGACCGAGGTCAAGGCGACGCATCCGGTGCGGCAGCCGGACGCTGCTCTTCGCCCCCCATACGATCGCAGCTATGGGCGAACATCGGTCCGCAGCGGAGCCTCGTCGGCGGCCCCGTCAGGGTAGATGGTCGCGGCTGACGTCCTCGCGCTTCGTGCCGGCGGTGGTGATCTCGCTCATCGTCGCCGCACTGGCCGGTCTCTTCGTCGGTGCCTACGGCTGGGCGATGGCCAATCCCGTACCGCATCGTATCCCCGTCGCGGTGACGGGGAAGTCGGCCAGCGGCGATCGGTTCGTCGGTGCGCTGGAGTCCGCGCTCCGCACCTCACTGGTCCTGCACCCGTACTCCGACTACGGCAGTGCGCTCGCCGCGGTCGACGCGCAGAGGGAATTCGCGATCCTGCAGCGCCGTCCGGCCGGCGTGGAGGTCGACGTGGCGAGCGCGGCGGGTGCGTCGGTCGCCCGGGTCCTCGGCCAAAGCGCCCCGGACGTGGGTCGGGCGCTCGGTATCTCCGTCCAGGTCAGGGATATCAAGCCGCTTCCGGCCACTGACCCCCAGGGGCTCGCGCTCTTCTACATCGCCCTGGGCTCGACCATCCTGGGTTTCGTCGGTGCCATCCAGCTCGGGGTGCATGCCCAAACACTGCGCCCCGCCGAACGGATCGCCACTACCGTTTGCTATTCCGTGCTGGGTGGCCTGTGCATTTGTGCCATGTCCGACTGGGTGCTCGGCGTGGTGCGGCTGCCCTTCGCCCAGTCGTGGGGCATCTGCACGCTCACCATGTTCACCGCCGGCATGATCTTTACTGCGTTCCATACCTTCCTGGGCCGCTGGGCACTTCTGCCGACGTGGCTGCTGCTCGTCATCCTCGGCAACCCCTCCTCCGGAGGCGCAGTTGCCTGGCCGCTGCTCCCTCCGGTCCTGGGCTTTCTGGGACGGTTCCTGCCACCGGGCGCATCGGTGAGTGCTCAGCGCAACGCAATCTACTTCCCTCACA from Streptomyces sp. 6-11-2 encodes:
- a CDS encoding MerR family DNA-binding transcriptional regulator encodes the protein MSIGAVAERFGLPTHVLRHWEAMGLLAPAAAARPRTGRRCSSSRGARKWLPARRCRAG
- a CDS encoding sensor histidine kinase; the encoded protein is MNVRRLPARLLDAALIGASLADAWAHIEIEEHAAMACALLAALALALRRRLPLTTFVFTLPTAMVSDAVFATLAALYTLSSLSRHRILLAGCALAYAITDFLPWPWSSLEAADLAETSSLVHLTYTLAVSVAPVFLGQLVQARRELSLRLSEISEAREHERLLTAQSVLAKERAQLAREMHDVVSHQVSLIAVQAGALQVGSRDPETRKAAATIRRLSVQTLDELRHMVSVLRASGSRPTELTPQPSIADLQQLVGGSGIEAELETDLPEDLPPSIQRAVYRSVQEALTNVRKHAPGATARVYIHHRDGALHTTVINTAPTRPALPLPSAHHGLAGLRQRAELLGGTIAAECTVDGGYKLHVELPMQHRPPPAGAAAPREP
- a CDS encoding fasciclin domain-containing protein; translation: MSFTTTRAAKAAAATAIAIPLTLGGLTSQSHAQGPSPSPSGTFGPGCSALSEKVDTSKDKVTEGAAAHPQLSQLVSAVVRARLSGSLDGKPNITVFAPNNQAFQKLTVSQLSSLLGNQGQLKKVLTYHVVDKQITPSELSKGSFTTMEGGKLTTSGSGTDFKVNGKANIVCGNIKVANATVYVIDSVLRPPS
- a CDS encoding response regulator transcription factor encodes the protein MIRVLVVDDEALIRLGFTHILNAVEDIEVIAAVPGSQAVRTVGELHPDVVLLDIRMPDVDGLTILANIRRIPHPPVVAMLTTFDTDEYVATALRSGAAGFLLKDTDPEHLPYLVRTLAEGGTVLSSKVTRTVVDGYLDKGAREPSAVRLAARLSERERAVLILIAAGLANTDIGERMHLSTGTVKGHVSAVLSKLRVSSRVEAALIAERAGLLPPPRDGDTL
- a CDS encoding DUF418 domain-containing protein, producing the protein MTQNASLTLSAQVSRELGTDRSSTPVSAPSTGRLIGIDLARGFAVFGMYSAHVGPDVTVGGPMGILLELARGRSSALFALLAGFSLVIITGRPHPRTGRLGRQAVVRIVIRAVILLVLGYALTALDTQVDVILSFYGLLFLTALPLYRLRARTLALVAGAGALILPQVLYAVRKTIEEGSWADAITAGDPLARINNTDGIIELLFTGEYPVLTWIPFLIAGMAVARIDLSCSRIRSRLALTGGALALLGYGGSWLALRLVPHALSAVAAATDGGSASSAWWSDSVGEPQNRTPLAWLLVAAPHSQTTFSILGNTGIALVVVATCLTVAARMPRLTRLATPIAAVGMTALTVYVLHIVALWFFTDVWHVARVEDETMAALPVLLGFIAGATLLATVWTRLFRRGPLEYLLHIATRPALLIK
- a CDS encoding SNG1 family protein; translation: MVISLIVAALAGLFVGAYGWAMANPVPHRIPVAVTGKSASGDRFVGALESALRTSLVLHPYSDYGSALAAVDAQREFAILQRRPAGVEVDVASAAGASVARVLGQSAPDVGRALGISVQVRDIKPLPATDPQGLALFYIALGSTILGFVGAIQLGVHAQTLRPAERIATTVCYSVLGGLCICAMSDWVLGVVRLPFAQSWGICTLTMFTAGMIFTAFHTFLGRWALLPTWLLLVILGNPSSGGAVAWPLLPPVLGFLGRFLPPGASVSAQRNAIYFPHNQHIEPYVVLAVWCLVGMSVFLVGRARHPSARASAPATEAGAG
- a CDS encoding aldo/keto reductase is translated as MPDVNFALGTMGFGTTVDAARSLDLLDRFADAGGTIVDTANCYAFWSDPNSHGGQSEEVIGRWLARRPRWRDQVFLSTKAGAQPVGPGDWPANREGLSASAVKAAVEGSLRRLGTDRIDLYWAHMEDRTVPLAESAEAFGELVAEGTVSRLGCSNHPVWRVERARQIARDNGWTGYSALQLRHSYLQPRPGVPVPGQAHRFGWVTDEVIDYVDSEPDLSLWVYTALLNGFYSRPDRPLPDAYDHPGNSRRLTALSKVAGDLGVSRTQVVLAWLIGGKPTATPIVGVSTSEQLDEALAGARLQLPAEHRRLLDETV
- a CDS encoding ISAs1 family transposase — encoded protein: MPAPASSLIPAALDQLTRASEPAPLSDAVGLSGFLDLVPDPRGVRGRRYPLPALIAATAASVLAGARSLTAIAEWISDAPAWACRALGFPVDPLTGVVSVPHPHTLRRLLVQLDGDALDRAIGAFLTARATPARPGLRAIAVDGKALRGSRTATTAHVTVRAAMEHTGSVLAQRQIADKSNEIPAFRPLLDTINLTDTVITADALHTQHAHGTYLRTRGAHHIAQVKANHPTLFDRVRRLPWQDIALDHYERTTAHHRLEIRQLKSAAFAHLDYPDARQALQVVRWRKDFTSGKLTIERVYLITSLPPGTASGARLAAWIRGHWKIENLLHHVRDRTFREDDSKIRTGSLPRVMAGLRNLAIGVHRQDGRTNIATALRHAARDWHRPLTALGLIG